In Chiroxiphia lanceolata isolate bChiLan1 chromosome 9, bChiLan1.pri, whole genome shotgun sequence, one DNA window encodes the following:
- the PRG4 gene encoding proteoglycan 4 yields the protein MMSYLKVMIIWNILCISLVLLSLSLIQEVSSQGLSCEGRCFEAFQRGRECDCDADCERYGKCCPDYAKHCKEAHTAKPAPETPPENKATSKRSSTDEDKPPEEAVEDPGTGLENPETTPAPTTEPAETTPAATEPPTTQTDPPTTPKEQDTTPEATEEPGTEEDPPTTEKPEDMTPDATEEPVTEADSTNIPPTEDATPEATEAPTTEAPTTEAPTTEAPTTEAPTTEAPTTEAPTTEAPTTEAPTTEAPTTEAPTTEAPTTEAESPTTPKPEDTTPEAPTPEAPTPEAPTPEAPTTEAPTTEAPTTEAPTTEAPTTEAESPTTPKPEDTTPEAPTPEAPTPEAPTPEAESPTTPKPEDTTPEATEAPTTEAESPTTPKPEDTTPEATEAESPTTPKPEDTTPEATEAPTTEAESPTTPKPEDTTPEATEAESPTTPKPEDTTPEATEAPTTEAESPSTPKPEDTTPEATEAESPTTPKPEDTTPEATEAPTTEAESPTTPKPEDTTPEATEAESPTTPKPEDKTPEATEAPTTEAESPSTPKPEDTTPEATEAESPTTPKPEETTPEATEAPTTEAESPTTPKPEDTTPEITEAESPTTPKPEDTTPEATEAESPTTPKPEDTTPEATEAPTTEAESPTTPKPEDTTPEATEAESPSTPKPEDTTPEVTEAPTTEAESPTTPKPEETTPEATEADSPTTPKPEETTPEATEAESPTTPKPEDTTPEATEAESPSTPKPVDTTPEATEAPTTEAESPSTPKPEDTTPEATEADSPTTPKPEETTPEEATTKVDYPTTPKPEETTPEKTTAKADSPTTPEPEETTPEEATTKADSPTTPKPEETTPEEATTKADSPTTPKPEETTPEEATTKADSPTTPKPEETTPEEATTKADSPTTPKPEETTPEEATTKADSPTTPKPEETTPEEATTKADSPTTPKPEETTPEEATTKADSPTTPKPEETTPEEATTKADSPTTPKPENTTPEEATTKADSPTTPKPEDTTPEEATTKADSPTTPKPEETTPEEATTKADSPTTPKPEETTPEEATTKADSPTTPKPEETTPEEATTKADSPTTPKPEETTPEEATTKADSPTTPKPEETTPEEATTKADSPTTPKPEDTTPEEATTKADSPSTPKTEDIVSPTTPAAPKAETTTVQTTPPTAVTTSAPELVSTADQDTAAPSSAAATTAGKDTPTPGADTMLSDTTMEIKEVTTPKKDRTTLLKDILTATIGKDLATVAVVTTAKPGDSPKGMDDIPNAAKQPVTAAAASEATTAATAPLPKPTTTKAESTPEPSKVVTPSERETSTEAEQAAAAPESAGATCVVVMAAAGKKEVTTTKEVSTTPGRELEQVTEKAPGTDKAEVTTVARETTTRDKKDTIEEMYLVSNGTSKPTIHFQEVTESREEPHPIDPETLPVKEPEINKPLIPIEDLPMLPGETQERKDDEKDLCSGRPADGMVALPNGTLAVFRGHYYWLLNGRSPPSTNPRRITDGWGIPSPIDSVFSRCNCDGKTFFIKGPLYWRFTNGVMDPGYPKPLANGFAGLSGRIVATLPVARFNNRPESVYFIKRDGNMQQYVYRQEPAKKCQRRARITIRYPAFVPRVVIRRRFQRAVRMPTIIRTVRVNPHPTGVLRKEIRMQTYWRGLPKVIHSTLSIPNQNKPDGYDYYAFSYNRYYSLDIGKRIARPVTALTGKTVSKDWYNCPSK from the exons ATCCTGGCACTGGACTGGAAAACCCAGAGACCACTCCTGCTCCAACTACAGAACCGGCAGAGACAacccctgcagccacagagccCCCGACTACCCAGACAGACCCGCCCACCACCCCAAAGGAGCAGGACACAACCCCTGAGGCCACCGAGGAACCAGGGACTGAAGAAGACCCTCCCACCACGGAGAAGCCAGAAGATATGACCCCAGATGCCACCGAGGAACCAGTGACTGAAGCAGACTCTACCAACATCCCCCCAACAGAAGACGCAACGCCTGAGGCCACCGAGGCACCGACAACTGAGGCACCGACAACTGAGGCACCGACAACTGAGGCACCGACAACCGAGGCACCGACAACCGAGGCACCGACAACCGAGGCACCGACAACCGAGGCACCGACAACCGAGGCACCGACAACCGAGGCACCGACAACCGAGGCACCGACAACCGAGGCACCGACAACTGAGGCTGAatctcccaccaccccaaaacctgaagaCACAACCCCTGAGGCACCAACCCCTGAGGCACCAACCCCTGAGGCACCAACCCCTGAGGCACCAACAACTGAGGCACCAACAACTGAGGCACCAACAACTGAGGCACCAACAACTGAGGCACCAACAACTGAGGCTGAatctcccaccaccccaaaacctgaagaCACAACCCCTGAGGCACCAACCCCTGAGGCACCAACCCCTGAGGCACCAACCCCTGAGGCTGAatctcccaccaccccaaaacctgaagaCACAACCCCTGAGGCAACTGAGGCACCAACAACTGAGGCTGAatctcccaccaccccaaaacctgaagaCACAACCCCTGAGGCAACTGAG GCTGAatctcccaccaccccaaaacctgaagaCACAACCCCTGAGGCAACTGAGGCACCAACAACTGAGGCTGAatctcccaccaccccaaaacctgaagaCACAACCCCTGAGGCAACTGAGGCTGAatctcccaccaccccaaaacctgaagaCACAACCCCTGAGGCAACTGAGGCACCAACAACTGAGGCTGAAtctcccagcaccccaaaacctgaagaCACAACCCCTGAGGCAACTGAGGCTGAatctcccaccaccccaaaacctgaagaCACAACCCCTGAGGCAACTGAGGCACCAACAACTGAGGCTGAatctcccaccaccccaaaacctgaagaCACAACCCCTGAGGCAACTGAGGCTGAatctcccaccaccccaaaacctgaagaCAAAACCCCTGAGGCAACTGAGGCACCAACAACTGAGGCTGAAtctcccagcaccccaaaacctgaagaCACAACCCCTGAGGCAACTGAGGCTGAatctcccaccaccccaaaacctgaggAGACAACACCTGAGGCAACTGAGGCACCAACAACTGAGGCTGAatctcccaccaccccaaaacctgaagaCACAACCCCTGAAATAACTGAGGCTGAatctcccaccaccccaaaacctgaagaTACCACCCCTGAGGCAACTGAGGCTGAatctcccaccaccccaaaacctgaagaCACAACCCCTGAGGCAACTGAGGCACCAACAACTGAGGCTGAATCTCCCACCACTCCAAAACCTGAAGACACAACCCCTGAGGCAACTGAGGCTGAATCTCCTagcaccccaaaacctgaagaCACAACCCCTGAGGTCACCGAGGCACCAACAACTGAGGCTGAatctcccaccaccccaaaacctgaggAGACAACCCCTGAGGCAACTGAGGCTGATTCCCCTACCACTCCAAAACCTGAGGAGACAACCCCTGAGGCAACTGAGGCTGAatctcccaccaccccaaaacctgaagaCACAACCCCTGAGGCAACTGAGGCTGAAtctcccagcaccccaaaacctgtAGACACAACCCCTGAGGCAACTGAGGCACCAACAACTGAGGCTGAAtctcccagcaccccaaaacctgaagaCACAACCCCTGAGGCAACTGAGGCTGATTCCCCTACCACTCCAAAACCTGAGGAGACAACTCCAGAGGAAGCCACAACCAAGGTAGACTACCCCACCACCCCCAAACCTGAAGAGACAACCCCAGAGAAAACAACAGCCAAGGCAGACTCTCCCACCACTCCCGAGCCTGAGGAGACAACTCCAGAGGAAGCCACAACCAAGGCAGActctcccaccaccccaaaacctgaggAGACAACTCCAGAGGAAGCCACAACCAAGGCAGActctcccaccaccccaaaacctgaggAGACAACTCCAGAGGAAGCCACAACCAAGGCAGActctcccaccaccccaaaacctgaggAGACAACTCCAGAGGAAGCCACAACCAAGGCAGActctcccaccaccccaaaacctgaggAGACAACTCCAGAGGAAGCCACAACCAAGGCAGActctcccaccaccccaaaacctgaggAGACAACTCCAGAGGAAGCCACAACCAAGGCAGActctcccaccaccccaaaacctgaggAGACAACTCCAGAGGAAGCCACAACCAAGGCAGActctcccaccaccccaaaacctgaggAGACAACTCCAGAGGAAGCCACAACCAAGGCAGACtcccccaccaccccaaaacctgaaaaCACAACTCCAGAGGAAGCCACAACCAAGGCAGACTCTCCCACCACCCCCAAACCTGAAGACACAACTCCAGAGGAAGCCACGACCAAGGCAGActctcccaccaccccaaaacctgaggAGACAACTCCAGAGGAAGCCACAACCAAGGCAGActctcccaccaccccaaaacctgaggAGACAACTCCAGAGGAAGCCACAACCAAGGCAGActctcccaccaccccaaaacctgaggAGACAACTCCAGAGGAAGCCACAACCAAGGCAGActctcccaccaccccaaaacctgaggAGACAACTCCAGAGGAAGCCACGACCAAGGCAGActctcccaccaccccaaaacctgaggAGACAACTCCAGAGGAAGCCACGACCAAGGCAGActctcccaccaccccaaaacccgAAGACACAACTCCAGAGGAAGCCACAACCAAGGCTGACAGCCCCTCCACCCCTAAAACAGAGGACATAGTCTCTCCGaccacccctgcagcccccaaggCCGAAACCACCACGGTACAGACAACACCACCCACTGCAGTGACAACCTCTGCCCCCGAATTAGTCTCAACTGCTGACCAagacacagcagctcccagcagtgctgcagccactACAGCTGGGAAGGACACTCCCACACCTGGAGCAGACACAATGCTTTCAGATACCACAATGGAGATCAAGGAGGTAACGACACCCAAGAAAGACAGAACTACTCTGcttaaagacattttaacaGCCACAATTGGGAAAGACTTGGCTACTGTAGCTGTGGTGACAACAGCTAAGCCAGGTGACTCTCCTAAAGGTATGGATGACATTCCAAATGCAGCCAAGCAACctgtcactgcagcagctgcatcaGAAGCAacaacagcagccacagctcccttGCCCAAGCCCACAACCACCAAAGCGGAGTCAACTCCTGAGCCCAGCAAGGTGGTAACACCCAGTGAAAGAGAGACAAGTACAGAAGCGGagcaggctgcagcagctccagagagcGCAGGTGCTACGTGTGTGGTGGTGATGGCAGCAGCTGGCAAAAAAGAGGTAACGACCACCAAAGAAGTGAGCACCACACCTGGCAGAGAACTGGAACAGGTCACTGAAAAGGCCCCTGGTACTGACAAAGCAGAGGTAACTACGGTTGCCAGAGAAACCACTACCAGGGATAAAAAAGACACGATAGAAGAAATGTATCTTGTTTCTAACGGGACATCCAAGCCAACAATACATTTCCAGGAGGTcactgagagcagagaggagcctCATCCAATTGACCCTGAAACTCTGCCTGTGAAAGAACCCGAGATAAACAAGCCTTTAATACCAATCGAGGACCTGCCAATGTTACCTGGAGAAACACAAG AGAGGAAGGACGACGAGAAGGACCTGTGCAGCGGGAGGCCGGCGGACGGCATGGTGGCCCTGCCCAACGGCACCCTGGCCGTCTTCcgag GTCACTACTACTGGCTGCTGAACGGCCGGAGCCCGCCGAGCACCAACCCCCGCCGCATCACCGACGGCTGGGGCATCCCCTCCCCGATCGACTCCGTCTTCTCCAGGTGCAACTGCGATGGGAAAACCTTCTTCATCAAG GGCCCCCTGTACTGGCGTTTCACTAATGGAGTTATGGATCCAGGCTATCCCAAACCTCTTGCCAATGGATTTGCAGGGCTAAGTGGGAGAATAGTAGCAACCTTACCTGTGGCAAGATTCAACAACAGACCagaatctgtttattttatcaAGAGAG ACGGGAACATGCAGCAGTACGTGTACAGACAAGAACCAGCCAAGAAGTGTCAGAGAAGAGCACGGATTACCATCAGGTACCCAGCTTTTGTGCCAAGAGTTGTCATCCGGAGGCGCTTCCAACGTGCCGTGCGAATGCCGACCATCATCCGGACTGTCAGAGTCAACCCGCACCCAACTG GAGTTCTGCGCAAGGAAATCCGAATGCAAACCTACTGGAGAGGCCTCCCCAAAGTTATCCACTCAACTCTTTCCATACCCAACCAGAACAAGCCCGATGGCTACGATTACTATGCCTTCTCTTACA